The nucleotide window TGTCCTGGTGTGGCAGTAGAAAAAAAAATCAGTGTGCCATGTTGCTTATTAAACTGTCAGTTGAATGTTAAACAACATAAGTAACCCTTTCATAAGATATTTCACTGCTCTCTTCCACCTTTTACTTTAGGAAAATTTAAAATGTGTTCTGGTAACTGGTAAGCTTCAAAAAATAATGAAAATATGCAGTCATGTACCTATGGTCCTATAGTATGTGCCTCCAAATTTCTGTGGGAAAACATATTTGTATGTGTTCTTCATAATAAAAGACTATTAAGTAGATATGATAATAACTTTTTTTTCTAGAATACCCACATGAATAGTAAAGTCAGGGAAACTAATAGAAAAATTgcaaaaaaatctgaattttgGGGGTATCAAACTGGGTAAACCATTCTACTCGTGTCTGAAGTTTCGTGAAGGAATGACACTCATGGTATTCTTAGTAAAGAAAATACGACCGGGATCTTACTATTCATTCAAACCGTGTTTTTTAAGCTTCaattttgtcattttttccagaATACCACGGACGTCATTTTTCGTGAAACTTCAAATACGAGTATACCCATGGATTACATATGTTATAAAAACACAGATTTTCTTATTTTTTTCATAGTTCTTTTTAAtttgctatatatattcataagGGGTTCCCATAGAGCCATGTTCCAAAAGTCCGCGTCCCTTGGGTGGACCCTTTTAGACAGGGCAATGGAATGCATGTCTTTTGCACCACAAATGAAGTCTACATACAATACTTGGTCACGTGCATGTGTGAATTTTTAGGAATTTTGTCAAGCAACTTAAAGATTGTTCAATCTATAACTACCATGAAAAATCTGTGCCAAGATCGGCTCCGGGAAGTACAACTTTTCCCCTTGCATACTTGTTATGCTAACTAGAGAATACCCCCCGCGCGTTGTTGCAGCAATCGACAACAACATATTTCAGTGATTTGATTGCATGAAACATGCATAGTTGAATTAATAATATataaactaaaactaaaataaatattatatatatatatatattatatttgaTTATTGTGTAGTCAAAAGATTTATCATAAGTGACATAATGTAATGAAAAACTTATGTGCATGCATGTTGAGTGGACCTTTGATGAGGTGACATGTGTGTTGAGATTAGACGTGTGCATGGGATCAACTAATAATGAAAACATTTTTCTCATGCATGGTATGGTGGGCCTTTGATTAGGTGACGTGTGTGCATGTTAAGATAATAGAGGTAGTGGAGATGAACTATTTAGGTATACTATATGATACCCCGCATGTTACGGCGGGAATATGTTGCAATATATTTCAATAAGATTTGATTATATGAAACACCTGAATTAATAATATAAGAAAAAACTAAAAAATACATATTATGTATTACATTGGATTATTGTGTAGTTAAAAATATTTATTGAATATAGGCAGTAGTATAATCATTGAATTTTTCCCATGTATGCTGGGTGGGTCTTTGATGAAGTGACATGTGTGCATGTCAAAATAAAATAGAATTGATGGGGATCAACTAATAATGAAAAATAATTCTCATGCATGCTTTGGCGGGCCTTTGATGATGTGGCATGGGTGCATGTTAAAGATAATAGAAGTAGTGGGGATAAACTATTTAGGTGTATAGGATAAGATTACTAGTCTTTGCCATTATTTTTACGGATCCAAAAGGGTGACATTTTGGAAAAATAATTTGCTACATATACATGTTTATGGCAAAAATAATGAAAAGTGCTAGCACCCCCCAAGTATATATATGTTTCTGAAATATACTATGGTGAGCTTACTTGAAATGGAGCGGTGTTTTtctgaagggggggggggggggggggggggggggttgctacTTAAATATCATTAGCGAAACTACGAAAAGATCATATAGGCAACGGTAAACACAAGGAGAGATAGTCACACGAAGACGAGGTGACCACCTTACAATCAGGGTTTTAGCCGATAGGCCCAAAGGGACAAGTTACTAACTATATTTTTAACATTTATTACAGGCGTCAGTCCGGATCGATTGCAAACATATGCACTGAAGAATCGGTGTGAGTTTGGCAGCGCGAGCAGACATCATCCTGGCCTATGAGTCTGTCTCTCATGAGGTGGCAGGCGATGATCTTTCCTCTGCTTTGGACAATAGAGCCTGTTGAAGCATTTTGATTTTCGTGAAGATGACCGTTCAATTGCATATACCCTTAAATTATAGTAGTAGTTCAGTGACCGTTTGTATCATTTTTCAACTTTGTGTATGAATCTGTACCTACCACGCAAATTCATATATTGTAGGTGTATAATTAACTCTTACGTGAAAGGTGTACGCTAAGAGAAGTGCATTGTCTCGTCATGCACACTTGCACAGAGCCATGAAAAGAAGCAACGAGTAGGGTGGCAGCAAGAAACTTGCCCCATGTGAACTGAAATTGACTCTACTGCAACACTACTACTCTGGTATGAAGCATTGCTATTGCAATAATGAACCGTTGCTATTGCCATAACgaaccagtagcactctttgctgTCACACGATTTCAGAAATTTTGAGATAGCTGGATAGACAGGTGCACTCAACCTTAACTTTCCCACATTTAAAGACGCTGTATGTGACAAGAACTAGTGGAGTATAATATAATTGAATTCAGACTACTACCTGACAAGTGTATGCACCGAAACTGAACTTGGAAAAATAAAGTGTCTGCAATAATACAGAGATCATTTCTAGAATAGCATTGATTCCGCATATATCCAAAAAATATAGTATAGCACAAAGGGATACAGACGATCCGAGCATTGAGTTTCTCTATAAAGGAGCTCAACGCCTCGCCATAGACTTCCACCCTTCTCAAGTCAGAACCCAGCTTGCAAACCATACACGGCACCGCCCTGCCATGGCCATCACCGCCACCACCAACGGTGCCGCTGCGCCGACCCATGCCGCGAACGGCGCGGGCAACCAGGCCGGCCGCGACCACGTGGTCGTGTTCCCGTTCATGGCCAAGGGCCACACCCTCCCACTGCTGCACTTCGCCACGGCGCTCACCGTGCACCAAAAGGACCTCCGCGTCACCATGGTCGTCACGCCCGCCAACCTTGCCTTCGCCCGCAGCCGCCTCCCGGCGTCGGTGCGGCTCGCGGTGCTCCCGTTCCCGTCGCTGCCGCCGCTGCCATCCGGCGTGGAGTCCACGGACACCCTGCCCGGCCCGGACCTCTACCCGACGTTCCTGCGCGCCACGGCGCTCCTGCGGGAGCCCTTCGCGGACTTCATGGCGTCGCTCCCGGCCCCGCCGCTCGTGCTCGTCTCCGACTTCTTCCTCGGGTTCACGCACCGCGTCGCGGCCGACGCAGGCGTCCGCCGCGTCGTGTTCCACGGCATGTCCTGCTTCTCGATGGCCGCCTGCAAATCGCTCGTCAcgagcccgccgccgcccggcgccAGTTTCCACCTGTCCCGTATGCCGGAGCACGTAAGGATCACGCCGGCGGATGTCCCGGACACGATCGCCAAGATCGGCGACGCCGAGGACCCAGTGACTCGGTTCCTTATCGATGACATCGGCGAGTCCGACCCGCGCAGCTGGGGCGTCCTCGTCAACAGCTTCGCCATGTTGGACGAGGACTACGTATCGGCCTTCATCTCGTTCTACCAGCCGGACGCGCGAGCCTGGCTGGTGGGCCCTCTGTTTCTCGCCGCCGGCGACGTGCCGGAGCGCGTGGGGGAGCAGGACCCCGAGGGGTGCCTCGCCTGGCTCGACGAGATGGCGGAGCGGTCGGAGTCGGTGATCTACGTGTCGTTCGGCACGCAGGCCCATATCTCCGACGAGCAGCTCGACGAGCTGGCGCGCGGGCTGGTGCGGTCCGGCCACCCCTTCCTCTGGGCCGTCCGGTCCGGCACGTGGTCGCCGCCGGTGGACGTGGGGCCGCACGGGAGGATCGTCCGCGGGTGGATCCCGCAGAGGAGCGTGCTAGCCCACCCCGCGGTGGGAGGGTTCGTGAGCCACTGCGGGTGGAACTCGGTGATGGAGAGCCTGGCGGCGGGGAAGCCCGTGCTGGCGTGGCCGCAGATGGCCGAGCAGCACCTGAACGCGCACCACGTCACGCACATCATCGGCGCCGGGGTCAGGATAACGGCCGCCGGGGGCGTGGTGGGCAGGGCGGAGGTGGAGCGCAAGGTGAGGAGGCTGATGGACGCCGGCGACGCGGACGGGCAGAAAATGCGCGCGAAGGCGGCCTGGACGCAGAAGGCGGCGAGGTCAGCGGTGAGCGACGGTGGCACCTCGCGCGTCGCGTTGCTGAAGCTGGTGGAGGAGCTCCAGGGGAGCTACTGTGACGTCATGGTGGCGAACAAGGATCGCTCTTAATAATCAAATCAATCGGCGGCGACGGGACGATACGGACGCGCATGCTTTCTGAAAATAACCTCAGCTCTGTGTACGTGCACCATGTGTAAGTGCGTAATCTGTTGTGTGATATGCCGCGTACTCCTCCATTAATTCTGTAGCGTCGTGATCGTGCACTTCATCTGGCTGCTGCTCATTTGCTTTGTTTTAGCTATTTTATTTGTGTTCGACTAAAGACACTTTAATGGTGTTTTGCAAAACTTTTCGATAATTAGTGTATATGGTTTTGTACTGGTGTGCATGTGGTTGTGCGGTCTGATGATTTATCTTTATTGCGCCAAGAAAAGGTAATATCAAGAAATATAGTaaacaaaaagaaaaaactaaatatTTTCCGGAGCGGAGATTTTCGTGTattctaagagcatctccaacgggcGCGCTAAATTTGTTTACAGCGCCAAAATAGTTTTTTTTTGCGCGCAACAGGGCGCTGGCTCTAGCGGCCGCTGCAAAATATGGCGCGCGCGAGTAGCTTCAGCAGGCGCGCTAAATTTCCAGCACGCGAGCAGCCGACGCTTGCAAATAGCATGATTTTACATGTCCATTTGACAATATGATGATGTTTCAAATATTAAACAAATATGCAAAAATAAGAGTTGGAGCAACATAGCATAGTTCAATTGCCGACGGCGAAGCCGAAGCTCAACCCCGCACTAAGGTTTGCGGCGGTAGCGGTGGCAACGGCGGAGGGGTCGCGGGTGTAGGGAGGGGTTGGGAGGATATCGGCACGACCTTCCATCGGTCGAATttcgccggcggcggcgaggggctgGGCGAAGGCGGGGCGGTCGGAGAGGTTGGCGGCAGTTGGTCGCGGACGCTCGATTGTCCAGCACGCGGGAGCGGGCGCACGAAATAAGCGGCGCGCGATGCCGTTTTACTCCACACGCTAAACCCGTTATACCGCGAGCGCGATTATTGCGTGGCTGCTGGACCGCCCCTTTCGGTTCCGCGCACACAAAAAATGGCAGTTTTTTTTCTAGCGCACGGCTAAGATAGCGCGGCAGTTGGAGATACTCTAATTGCACTCAATTTTTGGCAGTGAAAATACTTGCGCGGTAACCTAGGCAAAAAAGTACTCTAATGACATGTTTAGTATTACTCCGCTCCACCAAAATTAGCTTCAGGGTATCAAATTCACTTTGGAGCAGTTTTATACAGAAGTTGTTGCTCCACCAAGGAGCAATGTTTGGCTTTCAGCTAGCTCCAACTTCAATAATGAGAAATTTGATGGAAATGATCTATTTGATTGGATGACATGGGGTGAATCGAAGAAGTATCCACTTATCGATGGCAGTGGTGGGTTATTTTCCCCCATCTCCAGCTTAAGAGTTTTTGGAGCACCCCATGAAGAGCTTCATAAAAAACAAAGAGTTGTATCTCATattctgatttttttttcaaaacggCATATAATGGAGCTAACCCGTTTGGTTTGCATTTTTTAGAGTGGAGGTGGATTTTAAGGACGATGCTTCGATGCCTTAAGGTATCTAcctttgtgtctatgacatgtgggtccaaCAGGTGActgacccacatgtcagtgacccaaaggtaggtgcctttaaggcaccgaagctgCGTCCGGATTTTAAGGAGTAGAGGGATCCCAAACAGACCCTAAAAGGCTTTTTTATAGCAcctatatttatttatttttgctgAGATCACCACACATGTCTTTTATTCATTAAATTTCGCCAGTTAGAAACTTAGAATACACAGACAAGCTTATTGTCCAACAAAAATAGATATATTTATTTTATTCACCCTTCTTTTACTGCTCATGCGGGTGTGCATTAGCCTGAGCTCATAAAAACACCACATGCTATTCTGTCGTTCGTTGGGGTGCAGACTGTGGAGTGCCTAGTACAGTTTAGAGCTTAGAGGGACACATGTTAAAACACTTTATATactctaaaaagaagaagaatagGTGATGTGTTAAACATGTTGTAGACAGGTTGAAGTGTTGGCTTCGGTAGTTAGCATTCGACCCACCGTACGCGTTGACAAACATGGCATGATCCGTGTGTTATTATCTTATAACAACCATACTTTGTATCGTACCCTAATCAATATCCTAACTGTGTATTGTCATGGCCGTCTCTAAAAATTTGAGGCCCCTTTGCGAAATGCTAAATGGGGCCCTAAAATTAGAAAATGTCACTCACATCCCTACGACACAAAGGGCTATGGATAATCAGTTTTTTCTAGCAATAATTTGGAACTTGTTTCTATGTACATTCAAAATTATGTGTCTCTAGAACGAACTTGAATTAAGGTAGTTGGGTGATTTTTGTCTCTGGATTCCAGCAAACAACAAATAGACTATAAGCTACATGATCAAATTAGACCAAAACATAAGTACTAGTTGAAGTTACTGGAATTATAAACAGCTAGCTGTAGGGCTACTGCCAAACATATTATTACATTGATAGAGGTAGCCAATTTCATCTAAATCTAAATGTTCATATACTGAATTTCAGCAAGTTGCATTTAAAAATTGAAACATTATATTTGCTCTAATATGCACCAGAAGTCTAGAACCCTACTGTTTTTTTTCCGGGATAGAACCAACAGCTTCAGTTATGACAGTGGAGGAGCACCTAACCACTAATATCTAAACATCTATACAAGTTCTTTTCCTCCCATCTCTTAATTAACATCTTAGTATTTGCTCCCAATTACTAACTCAAACCAAAGAAACTCTAATTAGGACCAAATAAACTACAACCATGAGATGGGGGGCAAATGAACATGACAAAAGGAATTCCATCATGAATCCCACAAAAGAAGGCCATGGAAACTAGCACTAGGCATGTACTCTTGTTGGGGAAAATATATTTCAGTTTGATATTGAAATTGCATTAATATCACCCTTTTTCTATAGCGATGGAGCTACGAAATAGGTTGAATTTGCAGAATAATATAACACATAAATATGAAAATGACAACATAAAGCATGGTCGTGGCACGTTTCATGTAGGAGTTACATGCTTCATTTCACATAGAAGCTTGTAAATTACATAAATGATCTTATGGTTCTCTTAAAGTAATCTTAGATAGTATTACACAATCACAAGAATCATTCGATGTGTGTTTTCCATCTTTACTTAACATTGTCTCACAATAGAGTTACCATAGACAGCCAAACATTCAACTCATAGTAAACCTACATTGTTTGTTCTTCTTGAGCTGTGATATCTTCCAATCCCAACTCTCATTTTTATATTTGCTAACTTCTTGAAAGTATCCAAAATCACTAATCACTGACTTCGTTCCTTTCAAACCACATAAGTAGATGTCCGCACCTCCATCCAAAAGGTTGAAACTTTAATCGTTGTACTCATCGATCTTCTACCGTGAATGCTAAATGCCCATCTTGTGACCACTATTGTTGTTATGCTCCTACTTAGTGCTTTGTCAAACCTATAGATTCAACACAATAAATTATATTGTACTAGCACAAGTAGCACAAGTAGTTAATTCAAGAGGCACATTGAAAATCAATAATATTTACAACGAGAAAATACATGTTGACCATGTGTAAGATAGTAAATGAAAATTGGTATCAAGATGGAAGAGGTCTAGTAACCCAAAATACTAAGGATACCGTTGAAGTTAGTTTGTGAATTTTTCATCTTAAAGGAAGTTGTCAAAATTAGCCACACCAAGAGCCAACCCAGGCCACCAAAACATTAATATGGGGTACCGTACCTATGTGCCAGTGTCAATCTGGATCAAAGGTGTCTCAGAGCAATTCTGGAAATTGAACATGTTGAAGAATAGTTATATGCATCAGAAATAAAGTTTTTACCCCATGAAAGCAACTTCTGCGGAGGCTCGTCCACAAGGGCCGGCAGGTCATCACCAAGACCCTTCGCGTAGAACCAAGACTTGTGCCACTCCGGAGCGGACTTCGGGAGGTCGAAAGAGAAGAACGTGGAATTGGGTCAGAGCTTCAGGATGGCACCTCCAATGTCGCAAACGGGGCCTTCGTTTGACTGGACGTAGACCCAAAAAATAGTGGAACAACTCGAAATGTGAAGCTATCCCTAGATAGCACTTGTAGAAAGTGATGAAATTAGCAATATGGAGCACCCCATTAGGTGGAATATGGTGCAGTTGATAGCCAAGGAAGTGTAGGAGGCCACACACAAAGGGATGGAGCGGGAAGCCAAGCCCTCACCCGAAGTAGCCCAAACGCAAGACATGCTCACCTACACGGGCTCCGGCGGGACCTCCCCGGTCGGGAGTCGGGTGTTCAGATGCGTCGGCATAAGAAAGTAATCCTTGTGCCCCTTGATCTCGCCCTCCATGGTCGCAGACGGAAACCACTTCTTGGTGGATTTGAGTGTGGTGCGCACCGGCTTCACCTCCCCGTGGGAGAGGCCCGCTTCCATTTCCCACCGGCGGCACTTGACGACGGCTCCTGACGAGGGACTCACTCCTTGTCTTAGCCATCAGCGTCGAAGGGGTAGGGTGAGCTAAGTAGGGTGGCGACGCGTCAAAGGGTTCGAGGTGGATGGAGAGGATGGAATGAAACAAAATAGGGTAGGGTTTGAAACCcttcccttctctctttttataaGAAACCAAACCCGAGGCGTCACCCGCCTAGGGCAGAATGGGCATTTCTTTTCCGTTTCGGAAGGATTCCTTTTTTGCAGAAAAACTGGGGTGATAGTCACAGCGGCATCACCGTCCCTAAGATCCGCGGGAACCTAAGGAGGACCCGTCCACCCAGACAAGCCAGAAGCTCAGGCAAGCCGTCATCCGACCTCCCAGCCAAATCGGACTCAAGATGACCTCGGGCTCCCGGAAGGCAAGAAGATATGAGAGCCCACCGGAGGTCTCACAACCTTTCTTGCAACCTTCGCCATGCTCGGGGGCTACTGACAGGGTCCCATACCGAGGGTGGCTAATGCCCAGGAGCTCAGCCTCATTCAAGACATGGGGCCCACCAAGCCCAAAGACTGGAGCAAACCCTATGAGGCGAGGACGACATTCATGATCCCCAAGACTAGAGGGTGGCAGCGCCCCAGATCGCAACTGCCTTGTAAAACCCCAGACTCTCCGGCCTATATAAAGGGAGGTCTAGGGTACCCACTGATCATCGATCCACAGATGGGAAAACTCTCGGTAGCAGCCTCATTCATCATTGTAATCCCACGCATGAGGTACCCCTCCACTATGAATCATCAAATCTAGCGGGACGTGGGGTATAACTCTCTAGAGGCCCGAActgttgggaatcgttgcatggaaaacaaaaaattctatgcacacgcaatgatctatccatggagatgcatagcaacgagggggagatgtgtccacgtacccttgtagaccgtaaacggaagcgtttcacaacgcggttgatgtgttggggaatgcagtatttcaaaaaatttacctacgatcacacaagatatatctaggatatgcatagcaatgagaggggaaagtgtgtctatgtaccctcgtagaccgaaagcggaagagtttagtaacgcggttgatgtagtcgaacatcttcgcaatccaaccgatccaactaccgaacgtacgacacctccgcgtttagcacacattcagctcgatgacatccctcgggctcttgatccagtagaggccGAAGGAGAGTtcctcagcacgacggcgtggcgacggtgatgatgaagttaccggcgcagggcttcgcctaagcactacgacgatatgaccgaggtgtgtaactgtggagggggggcaccgcacacggctaagacaaatcttgTAGTGCCTTTGGGGTgacccctgcccacgtatataaaggagggaggaggaggccggcctaggaggggcgcaCCTATAGgaggagtccaactaggattcccaatcctagttggagtccccttccttttccaagaggggagagagggaaggagtaggagagggagaaggaaagagaggggtcgccgccccctccctagtccaattcggacttgccatGGGGGGCGTGTGGCcaacccttgaggcccttctctcctttcccgtatggcccattaaggcccactacttcccccggtgaattcccgtaactctccggtactccgagaaatacccgaatcactcaaaaccttttcgatgtccgaatatagccttccaatatatcaatctttacgtctcgaccatttcgagactcctcgtcatgtccgtgatctcatcccggactccaaATAActtttggtacatcaaatcacataactcataatacaaatcgtcatcgaacgttaagcatgcggaccctacgggttcgagaactatgtagacatgacaaagacacatctccggtcaataaccaatagcagaacctggatgctcatattggctcctgcatattctacgaacacctttatcggtcaaaccacataacaacatacgttgttccctttgttatcggtatgttacttgcccgagattccatcgtaggtatcatcatacctatttcaatctcgttaccggcaagtctctttactcgtcccgtaatgcaacatcctacaactaactcattagtcacattgcttgcaaggcttatagtgatgtgcattaccgagagggcctagagatacctctccgacaatcggagtgagaaatcctaatatcgatctatgccaactcaacaaacaccatcggagacacctgtagagcatctttataatcacccagttatgttgtgacatttgatagaacacaaggtgttcctctcgtattcgggagtttcataatctcatagtcataggaacatgtataagccaTGATGAAAGCAaaagcaataaaactaaacgatcatttatgctaagctaacggatgggtcttgtccatcacatcattctctaatgatgtgatcccgttcatcaaatgacaacacatgtctatggtcaggaaacttaaccatctttgattaacgagctagtcaagtagaggcatactagggacactctgttttgtctatgtattcacacatgtactgagttcctggttaatacaattctagcatgaataataaacatttatcatgatataaggaaatataaatcacaactttattattgcctgtagggcatatttccttcaatctcccacttgcactagagtcaataatctagttcacattgccatgtgatttaacaccaatagttcaaaTCTTTAtatgattagttcacatctccatgtgactaatacccaaaggatttactagagtcaataatctagttcacatcgctatgtgattaacacccaaagagtgatcatgttttgcttgtgagagaagtttagtcaacgggtctgccacattcagagccatatgtattttgcaaattttatATGTCTACAACGCTCTGCACgtagctactctagctaatcactcccactttcaatatgtatctagatcaggacttagagtcatccagatcggtgccaaagcttgcatcgacgtaactcctTACAACAAACTCTTTGTCATCgtcataaccgagaaacatttcctttttccactaaggataattttgaccgctttccagtgatccactcctggatcactattctaccctcttgccaaactcatggtgaggtgcacaataggtctggtacacagcatagcatactttgtagaacctatgactgaggcatagggaatgacttttcattctctttctatattctatcgtggtcaggttttgagtctttactcaacttcacaccttgcaacacaggcaagaactcctttgattgttccattttgaacttcttcaaaaacttgtcaaggtatgtactcattgaaattttttatcaagcgtcttgttctatctctgtagatcttgattgtcaatatgtaagcagcttcaccaaggtatttctttgaaaaactcctttcaaacactcctttatgctttctagaaaattctacattatttccgatcaacagtatgtcattcacatatacttatcagaaatgatgtagtgctcccactcactttcttgtaaatacaggcttcaccgcaagtctgtataaaactatatgctttgatcaactcatcaaagcgtatattccaactccgagatgtttgcaccagtccatagatggatcgctggagcttgtacactttgttagcacctttaggattgacaaaactttcttgttttat belongs to Triticum urartu cultivar G1812 chromosome 7, Tu2.1, whole genome shotgun sequence and includes:
- the LOC125522384 gene encoding UDP-glycosyltransferase 90A2-like, coding for MAITATTNGAAAPTHAANGAGNQAGRDHVVVFPFMAKGHTLPLLHFATALTVHQKDLRVTMVVTPANLAFARSRLPASVRLAVLPFPSLPPLPSGVESTDTLPGPDLYPTFLRATALLREPFADFMASLPAPPLVLVSDFFLGFTHRVAADAGVRRVVFHGMSCFSMAACKSLVTSPPPPGASFHLSRMPEHVRITPADVPDTIAKIGDAEDPVTRFLIDDIGESDPRSWGVLVNSFAMLDEDYVSAFISFYQPDARAWLVGPLFLAAGDVPERVGEQDPEGCLAWLDEMAERSESVIYVSFGTQAHISDEQLDELARGLVRSGHPFLWAVRSGTWSPPVDVGPHGRIVRGWIPQRSVLAHPAVGGFVSHCGWNSVMESLAAGKPVLAWPQMAEQHLNAHHVTHIIGAGVRITAAGGVVGRAEVERKVRRLMDAGDADGQKMRAKAAWTQKAARSAVSDGGTSRVALLKLVEELQGSYCDVMVANKDRS